A stretch of the Capsicum annuum cultivar UCD-10X-F1 chromosome 10, UCD10Xv1.1, whole genome shotgun sequence genome encodes the following:
- the LOC107843456 gene encoding uncharacterized protein LOC107843456 isoform X1 has translation MYEGAKTQVRTVGGDSGHFSVLTGLHQGSTLSPFLFALVMDVLTRNIQGEVPWCMLFADDVVLIDESRRGVNDKLEVWRQTLESKGFRLSRTKTEYLECKFSDLRQEDNVVVQLESQAVCRRDSFKYLGSMIQGNGEIDEDVSHRIGAGWTKWRLASGILCNKKVPLKLKGKFYRAAVRSAMLYGAECWPVKNSLKVAEMRMLHWMCGFTKADRVMNETIREKVGVVSVEDKLREVRLRWFGHVMRRGMDAPVRRCKGLVLEGFKRGRGRPKMYWRGVIRRDMEQLQLTEDITLDRKVWRKSIKLEG, from the exons atgtatgagggggcgaagactcaGGTAAGGACGGTGGGAGGGGATTCCGGGCACTTTTCGGTTTTGACAGGgctgcaccagggatcgactcttagcccgttcctattcgccttggtgatggatgtgttaacGCGAAATATACAAGGggaggttccttggtgtatgctctttgcggatgatgtagttttgattgatgagtcgcgccgaggtgttaatgataagttggag gtttggagacagactctggaatctaaaggattcaggttgagtaggaccaagacggagtacttagagTGCAAGTTTAGCGATTTGAGGCAAGAGGATAATGTGGTGGTGCAGTTGGAGTCGCAGGCGGTTTgtaggagggatagttttaagtatcttgggtctatgatccaggggaatggagagattgatgaggatgtctcccatcgtattggggcaggttggacgaaatggaggcttgcctcgggaattttatgcaataagaaggtgcctcttaagcttaaaggtaaattctatagagctGCGGTCCGGTCGGCCATGTTAtatggggcggagtgttggcctgttaagaattcTCTGAAGGttgcggaaatgagaatgttgcattggatgtgtggatttacgAAGGCGGACAGGGTCatgaatgagactattcgggagaaggtgggagtggtttcggtggaggataagttgcgggaagtgaggttgagatggtttggccacGTGATGAGAAgaggcatggatgccccagtccGTAGATGTAAGGGGTTGGTCTTGgagggtttcaagcggggtaggggtagaccaaaaATGTACTGGCGaggagtgattagacgtgacatggaacaattacagcttactgaggacataaccctagataggaaggtttggaggaagagtattaAACTAGAAGGCTAA